A single window of Cytobacillus dafuensis DNA harbors:
- a CDS encoding S8 family serine peptidase, translating into MIKGGKVLKSKKNTRFKWLYIMLTALLIFPMFSGMGTAATNQKPYISAKDTSSGSIKSKINSKLKKQFDKQEKVTFLIKFKEQVDTKKVAKTAEKNAISQKASPAKEKYMKRSAVVSSLRSTSIETQGNVNEYLKKQEKAGKAKNTQSFYIVNAMAVTATKEVMEQIAAFPEVEKILPNETRQLHKAVEPAESKETSETKASENSKTDSVEWNLKNVGAPSVWKMGIDGTGIVVASIDTGVQWDHPALKEKYRGYDPANPNNPNHEFNWYDPASNATTPLDDVGHGTHVTGTMVGAEPNGDNQIGVAPGAKWIAVKAFTEEGGTDVDLLAAGEWILAPKDRNGNPHPEKAPDVVNNSWGGGPGLNEWYRPMVNAWRAAEIFPEFSVGNTNLFNPGGPASAAEPSNYPESFATGAVDINNKLGDFSLQGPSPYNEVKPDISAPGVNIRSSVPGSGYEGGWNGTSMAGPHVSGVVALLRQVDSSLTVDELEEILLSTAVPLTDSTFPNTPNNGYGYGLVNAYEAVASITSGLGKIKGQVSVEGEDKEKPKFEHSAPQKTYSGQDLPLDIQVTDNVSVTNVELQFLNADGNRSTVQAKRTSGDHKNGSYAATIPGKDISEPTVTYKWKITDYSGNEVMSNSYNIPVISGIGIGYFEDFETKPDGWRSYGENNVWEWGTPTSGPKNAVSGEKVYATKLDGKYPDNANMTLLMPPIDLKDGEAYLQFKQWYELEEHFGKGYDFGHVFVSTDMENWTQKLRISGKSISWIDGEVDLSEYAGQRIYVAFNVTSDILFGYQGWYLDDVRLSNQSIQASNMSTLEVVKDQNQQDSKTMPDKEEVDPSKITPVKEELSKVNLEQESSPSLLPLGAEVSVLESGRSTFTNPENGSYKLNHATGTFTIQAETYGYRSASQSVAIPANGEVTANFILEEIPKGTISGVVTNEVTGEAVSNATLLLMEDAQVQPVQTNEKGEYSITAYEGSYTLKVASPSAYSKELTVKINAGSVKQDVQLKPFIGYPGEIGYDDGTAEDAHIFYGAGNGWAVKMSLAKGETSAMVTGGLFRFWDTQWPEPGGTDFKVAVYDASGKDGGPGKKIAGPFNATAKRNGEWTHVDLSSKGIIVNGDFYMVYIQSADNPYAPGLASDVDGENAKRSWFLFGGEFNPTPKEDGNYMIRAVVSYEVKAPVITSPADGFFTNQGSVMVEGKSAPTTAVKIFNNGKEATAVQTDQNGKFAAEVQLNEGENLFTAKASTNSGTTDPSAPVKVVYDKTKPKLFIDKPVNNFKTNKETVTVEGTVSDQNLDWVKVNGEKAKINAGKYSHRVLLSEGENTIKVIAEDKAGNSLEKSVVVDAKFTAPSVENLQPAEDQILKSGKSVKIEFDSEAGLKSVFAIRMPLTNAITNATELPMIETSPGHYVGYYTATSKVKAPGAEVEIKVTDAYGNETRKTAAGKLFINAKK; encoded by the coding sequence ATGATTAAAGGAGGAAAAGTGTTGAAAAGTAAAAAGAATACTCGCTTTAAATGGTTGTATATCATGTTAACTGCATTACTAATCTTTCCAATGTTTTCAGGAATGGGGACAGCAGCAACAAACCAAAAACCTTACATATCCGCTAAGGATACTAGTTCAGGATCTATAAAAAGCAAGATTAATAGTAAGCTAAAAAAACAATTTGATAAACAGGAAAAAGTTACTTTCCTTATTAAATTTAAAGAGCAAGTAGATACAAAAAAGGTCGCTAAGACCGCTGAAAAAAATGCCATTAGTCAAAAGGCTTCCCCGGCAAAGGAAAAGTATATGAAACGATCAGCAGTAGTTTCTTCTTTAAGGTCAACATCAATTGAAACACAAGGAAATGTGAATGAGTACTTGAAGAAACAAGAAAAGGCTGGTAAAGCCAAAAATACTCAATCCTTTTATATTGTCAATGCAATGGCTGTAACAGCTACGAAAGAAGTAATGGAACAAATCGCAGCTTTTCCGGAAGTGGAAAAGATTCTTCCTAATGAAACGAGACAACTTCATAAAGCAGTTGAACCAGCAGAAAGTAAAGAAACTTCTGAAACAAAAGCTAGCGAAAATAGCAAAACAGACTCTGTTGAATGGAATCTTAAAAATGTAGGTGCCCCCTCTGTATGGAAAATGGGGATTGATGGTACAGGGATTGTGGTAGCTTCCATTGATACAGGCGTACAATGGGATCATCCTGCATTAAAAGAAAAATATCGAGGATATGATCCAGCAAATCCAAATAACCCAAACCATGAATTCAATTGGTATGATCCAGCTTCAAATGCAACTACTCCTTTAGATGATGTTGGTCATGGAACCCATGTAACGGGAACAATGGTTGGTGCTGAACCTAACGGAGATAATCAAATTGGTGTTGCGCCAGGAGCGAAGTGGATTGCTGTTAAGGCCTTCACAGAAGAAGGCGGAACAGATGTAGATTTATTAGCAGCAGGTGAATGGATTTTAGCTCCGAAAGATAGAAATGGAAATCCTCACCCTGAAAAGGCGCCTGACGTTGTCAATAATTCATGGGGCGGTGGTCCGGGTCTTAATGAATGGTACCGCCCAATGGTTAATGCATGGCGCGCAGCAGAAATTTTCCCTGAGTTTTCCGTAGGGAATACAAATCTTTTTAACCCTGGTGGACCGGCATCAGCTGCAGAACCTTCGAACTATCCTGAATCATTTGCAACAGGTGCGGTTGATATTAATAACAAATTAGGTGATTTTTCACTTCAAGGGCCTTCTCCATATAATGAGGTAAAACCAGATATTTCAGCCCCTGGAGTCAATATCCGATCATCTGTTCCAGGAAGTGGATATGAAGGTGGATGGAATGGAACATCAATGGCAGGACCGCATGTTTCTGGGGTTGTTGCCCTGCTTCGTCAGGTGGATTCAAGTTTGACAGTAGATGAATTAGAGGAAATTCTATTATCAACCGCTGTTCCTTTAACAGACTCGACATTTCCTAATACCCCTAATAATGGGTATGGTTATGGACTAGTCAATGCGTATGAAGCTGTGGCGTCCATTACTTCCGGTCTTGGAAAAATAAAAGGACAAGTCAGTGTAGAAGGTGAGGATAAAGAGAAACCAAAGTTCGAGCATAGTGCTCCACAAAAAACATATTCAGGCCAAGATTTACCTTTAGATATTCAAGTAACAGACAATGTCAGCGTAACGAATGTCGAATTACAATTTTTAAATGCGGATGGGAATAGGAGTACAGTTCAGGCTAAAAGAACCTCAGGAGATCATAAAAATGGCTCATATGCTGCAACAATCCCAGGAAAAGACATTAGTGAACCTACTGTCACTTACAAATGGAAGATAACGGATTATAGCGGTAATGAGGTTATGTCCAATTCGTACAATATCCCTGTTATATCTGGAATTGGTATAGGTTATTTTGAAGATTTTGAAACTAAGCCTGATGGATGGCGTTCTTACGGGGAAAATAACGTCTGGGAATGGGGAACACCAACTTCTGGACCTAAAAATGCCGTATCAGGTGAGAAAGTTTATGCGACAAAATTGGATGGGAAATATCCTGATAATGCAAATATGACGTTACTTATGCCGCCAATCGATCTTAAAGATGGAGAGGCTTACTTACAATTCAAACAATGGTATGAACTTGAAGAACATTTTGGTAAAGGTTATGATTTTGGCCATGTATTTGTTTCAACAGATATGGAAAACTGGACGCAAAAACTCCGTATCAGTGGCAAATCCATTAGTTGGATTGATGGAGAAGTTGATTTAAGTGAATATGCTGGTCAAAGAATTTATGTTGCTTTCAATGTAACTTCAGACATTCTTTTTGGTTATCAAGGCTGGTATTTAGACGATGTTCGTTTATCCAATCAATCTATTCAAGCATCTAATATGTCTACATTAGAGGTTGTTAAAGACCAAAATCAACAGGATTCCAAAACAATGCCTGATAAGGAAGAAGTGGATCCAAGCAAAATAACTCCGGTCAAAGAGGAGCTTTCTAAAGTTAACTTAGAACAGGAATCTTCTCCGTCACTTTTACCGCTTGGTGCAGAGGTAAGTGTGCTGGAATCAGGAAGATCAACCTTTACAAATCCTGAGAATGGCAGCTACAAATTAAATCACGCAACAGGGACATTTACTATTCAGGCAGAGACATATGGCTATCGTTCAGCATCTCAATCAGTTGCTATTCCAGCTAACGGAGAAGTAACAGCTAACTTTATCTTGGAAGAAATTCCAAAAGGGACGATTTCTGGAGTAGTCACAAATGAAGTGACAGGAGAAGCCGTTTCAAATGCTACTCTGTTGTTGATGGAAGATGCTCAGGTTCAACCTGTCCAAACAAATGAAAAAGGAGAATATAGCATTACTGCCTATGAGGGAAGTTATACATTAAAAGTGGCCTCCCCATCAGCCTATAGTAAAGAATTAACCGTAAAAATAAACGCGGGATCTGTCAAACAAGACGTACAGTTAAAACCGTTTATCGGGTATCCAGGAGAAATCGGCTATGATGATGGTACAGCAGAAGACGCACATATTTTTTATGGTGCAGGAAATGGCTGGGCTGTCAAAATGTCTTTAGCTAAAGGCGAAACTAGTGCGATGGTGACAGGAGGATTATTCAGATTCTGGGACACTCAATGGCCTGAGCCTGGTGGAACGGATTTCAAGGTTGCTGTTTACGATGCGAGCGGTAAAGATGGCGGCCCTGGTAAAAAAATAGCAGGACCATTTAATGCAACCGCAAAAAGAAATGGTGAGTGGACACACGTAGATTTAAGTTCAAAAGGTATTATCGTCAATGGCGATTTCTACATGGTTTATATCCAAAGTGCAGATAATCCGTATGCCCCTGGGCTTGCAAGTGATGTTGATGGTGAGAATGCTAAACGCAGCTGGTTCTTATTTGGGGGGGAATTTAATCCAACTCCTAAAGAAGATGGAAACTACATGATTCGAGCGGTTGTTAGTTACGAAGTCAAAGCACCTGTTATCACATCCCCTGCCGATGGATTCTTTACGAATCAAGGTTCAGTAATGGTAGAAGGGAAATCAGCTCCGACTACTGCGGTTAAGATATTTAATAACGGTAAGGAAGCTACAGCTGTGCAAACTGATCAGAACGGGAAATTTGCAGCAGAAGTACAATTAAATGAAGGTGAAAACCTCTTTACGGCTAAAGCTTCGACAAACAGTGGTACAACAGATCCTTCAGCTCCTGTTAAGGTAGTTTATGATAAAACGAAACCAAAACTTTTTATTGACAAGCCCGTAAACAACTTCAAAACAAATAAAGAGACTGTTACAGTAGAAGGTACAGTATCAGACCAGAACTTGGATTGGGTTAAAGTAAATGGTGAAAAAGCCAAGATTAATGCAGGTAAATATTCGCATCGTGTCCTTTTATCGGAAGGGGAAAATACAATTAAAGTAATTGCGGAGGATAAAGCTGGAAACAGCCTGGAAAAATCTGTAGTGGTTGATGCTAAATTTACAGCTCCTTCAGTAGAAAACTTGCAGCCAGCAGAGGATCAAATATTAAAATCAGGCAAATCTGTTAAAATAGAATTTGACAGTGAAGCAGGTTTAAAATCAGTGTTTGCAATCAGAATGCCATTAACGAATGCAATAACAAATGCAACTGAACTCCCAATGATTGAAACTTCCCCTGGTCATTATGTAGGCTATTACACGGCAACTTCAAAAGTCAAAGCACCTGGCGCGGAGGTTGAAATAAAAGTTACAGATGCCTACGGAAATGAAACAAGAAAAACTGCAGCTGGTAAACTATTTATTAATGCGAAAAAGTAA
- the nagA gene encoding N-acetylglucosamine-6-phosphate deacetylase gives MDDLDISKFLLKDIQIYTDAGVIKNGYIKIDAGIIAEIGSMTELAQAQDYKELAVPKHYSVIPGLIDVHIHGVDGADVMDGTKEALDRMASALPKEGTTSFLATTMTHSKDVIEKALINVGENIETKSSKNKAEVLGVHLEGPFVNKEMAGAQPVQYIINPQKKLFKEWQKLSKGNIKLVTLAPEVDGGLELIRYLKETGVIASIGHSRSTYAEAVEAIDAGATHATHLFNQMSGLHHREPGVVGAVFLREELKAELITDGIHVKPEVVKLVHKLVGTDRIILITDSMRAKCLKNGTYDLGGQDVTVQDGKAMLSDGTLAGSMLKLGQALKNMMSFTGCTLEDVVQMGSANPAMQLNVFDRKGSIAVGKDADLVILDENFDVYMTFCNGTIAYDKENQEPTIQKRGTR, from the coding sequence ATGGACGATCTAGACATTAGTAAATTTTTGCTTAAAGATATACAGATTTATACAGATGCTGGAGTAATCAAGAATGGTTATATCAAAATAGATGCAGGAATAATAGCTGAAATAGGGTCGATGACGGAATTAGCCCAAGCTCAGGACTATAAAGAACTTGCTGTACCCAAGCATTATTCAGTCATTCCGGGACTAATCGATGTCCATATTCATGGCGTTGACGGAGCAGATGTCATGGATGGAACGAAAGAAGCCCTTGATAGGATGGCAAGTGCGCTACCAAAAGAAGGAACAACAAGCTTTTTGGCAACTACCATGACCCATTCAAAGGATGTCATTGAAAAGGCATTGATTAATGTAGGGGAAAATATTGAAACAAAGTCCTCAAAAAATAAAGCAGAGGTCCTTGGCGTTCATCTAGAAGGCCCCTTTGTAAATAAAGAAATGGCTGGGGCACAACCAGTCCAATATATTATTAACCCTCAGAAGAAATTATTTAAAGAATGGCAGAAGCTTTCGAAAGGGAATATTAAACTCGTTACACTTGCACCTGAAGTAGATGGAGGACTTGAGCTTATTCGCTATTTAAAAGAAACCGGTGTTATTGCTTCTATTGGCCACTCACGTTCAACCTATGCAGAAGCTGTTGAAGCCATCGACGCAGGAGCTACGCATGCCACTCACCTTTTTAATCAAATGAGCGGCTTGCATCACAGGGAGCCTGGTGTAGTGGGAGCTGTTTTCTTAAGGGAAGAATTGAAGGCAGAGCTTATTACGGATGGCATTCACGTCAAACCTGAGGTTGTAAAACTGGTACATAAGCTGGTAGGTACTGATAGAATCATCTTGATCACTGACTCAATGAGGGCAAAATGCCTAAAGAACGGAACCTACGATTTAGGCGGACAGGATGTCACCGTTCAAGATGGAAAGGCAATGTTGAGTGATGGAACCTTAGCTGGAAGTATGTTAAAGCTAGGTCAAGCCTTAAAAAATATGATGTCTTTTACCGGCTGCACGCTAGAGGATGTAGTTCAAATGGGATCAGCTAACCCAGCAATGCAATTAAATGTATTTGATCGAAAAGGAAGTATTGCTGTTGGGAAGGACGCCGATTTGGTTATTTTGGATGAAAATTTTGATGTCTATATGACTTTTTGCAATGGAACAATCGCTTATGATAAAGAGAATCAAGAACCGACGATACAAAAAAGAGGAACTCGTTAA
- a CDS encoding ABC transporter ATP-binding protein, giving the protein MAELKLDHIYKVYDNKVTAVEDFNLDIHDKEFIVFVGPSGCGKSTTLRMIAGLEEISKGDFYIDGNKVNDVAPKDRDIAMVFQNYALYPHMSVYDNMAFGLKLRKFSKAEIERRVKEAAKILGLEDYLSRKPKALSGGQRQRVALGRAIVRDAKVFLMDEPLSNLDAKLRVQMRSEIIKLHQRLQTTTIYVTHDQTEAMTMATRIVVMKDGLIQQVGSPKEVYDNPENIFVGGFIGSPAMNFITGNLEDSGFKVGNIKLSISEEKMKFLREKGYIGKNIILGVRPEDIHNDSTFSGAAKGAAISAQVDVSELTGAELMIYSSIEGQNFVARLDANANIQSGQKVELTFNMDKIHFFDAETELRIR; this is encoded by the coding sequence TTGGCTGAATTGAAGCTCGATCATATTTACAAAGTCTATGATAATAAGGTTACAGCCGTTGAGGATTTTAACCTTGATATTCATGATAAAGAATTTATTGTTTTTGTAGGTCCTTCCGGATGCGGTAAATCAACTACTTTACGAATGATAGCTGGACTTGAAGAGATTTCAAAAGGCGATTTTTACATTGATGGAAATAAGGTAAATGATGTTGCTCCTAAGGATAGAGACATTGCAATGGTATTTCAGAACTATGCCCTTTACCCTCATATGTCTGTATACGATAATATGGCATTTGGCTTAAAGCTACGTAAATTTTCTAAGGCTGAAATTGAGCGTCGTGTAAAAGAAGCAGCTAAAATTCTTGGTCTGGAAGATTATTTATCCAGAAAGCCAAAAGCTCTTTCCGGAGGTCAACGTCAGCGTGTCGCATTAGGAAGAGCGATTGTTCGTGATGCAAAAGTATTTTTAATGGACGAACCGCTTTCTAACCTTGATGCTAAGCTTCGTGTACAAATGCGTTCAGAGATTATTAAGCTTCATCAACGGTTACAAACGACAACCATTTATGTTACTCATGACCAGACGGAAGCCATGACCATGGCAACACGGATCGTCGTTATGAAGGATGGCTTGATTCAACAAGTCGGATCTCCGAAAGAAGTTTACGACAACCCTGAAAATATTTTTGTTGGTGGATTTATTGGTTCTCCAGCAATGAATTTTATTACAGGAAATCTTGAAGACAGCGGATTTAAAGTAGGAAATATAAAACTTTCTATTTCTGAGGAAAAAATGAAATTTCTTCGTGAAAAAGGCTATATAGGCAAAAACATCATTCTTGGTGTTCGTCCTGAAGATATTCATAATGATTCCACTTTTAGTGGAGCAGCAAAAGGAGCAGCTATTAGCGCTCAAGTTGATGTTTCCGAACTCACAGGAGCAGAATTAATGATCTATTCAAGTATTGAAGGGCAGAATTTTGTCGCACGTTTAGACGCCAATGCCAATATTCAAAGCGGACAAAAAGTTGAACTTACCTTTAATATGGATAAAATCCATTTCTTTGATGCTGAAACAGAATTAAGAATTCGATAA
- a CDS encoding ATP-binding protein, producing MGKKNINFLLIHEEKRALKIYITSFYITYVLSDFIYYFFYPKYILKTAIGYPNAIGYWGYLIFIGLIPIAYFLAKIDKLSAIKYMYLLSYIIFSIISDAVLFADNPSSFNSGNAVELILVLFSPIFINKQFYWVVTLGSILRYLLVGIMIKSGVVLIPIVLIIILSAISYILLRRFSSYIHALHNSHEDLRQMEKLAYIGQIAATISHEIKNPLASLKGFTQLQREKHPSDQHYYLIMEQEIVRINSIVNDLLILGKPKSTHFEKHNVRDILTYVLSITQLLALKKKIKLSSEMEEDLPLIECDENQLKQVFINLIKNGIDSMQDGGNLRILSKFCSNNQVSISFSDQGCGIDQSDLDNLFKPFYTTKEDGTGLGLIVTKKIIEDHQGFINVESELNIGTRIDIILPISQ from the coding sequence ATGGGAAAGAAAAACATTAACTTTTTATTAATTCATGAAGAAAAACGAGCACTTAAAATTTATATTACCTCTTTTTATATTACCTATGTCCTGTCTGATTTCATATACTATTTCTTTTATCCAAAATATATTCTCAAAACAGCCATAGGATATCCAAATGCAATTGGATATTGGGGGTATTTGATCTTTATTGGACTAATCCCTATTGCTTATTTTTTGGCTAAAATAGATAAACTAAGTGCCATAAAATATATGTATTTATTAAGCTATATTATATTTTCAATTATAAGCGATGCCGTACTGTTTGCAGATAATCCAAGCAGCTTCAATAGTGGAAACGCAGTAGAATTGATTCTTGTATTATTTTCTCCCATTTTTATCAATAAGCAATTCTATTGGGTAGTTACTTTAGGTTCTATACTTAGATACTTATTAGTCGGAATTATGATAAAGTCAGGGGTAGTGCTCATTCCAATTGTTTTGATTATTATTCTGTCTGCGATCTCCTACATTTTGTTAAGACGTTTCTCTTCTTATATTCATGCACTGCACAATTCGCATGAAGACCTAAGGCAAATGGAGAAGCTTGCCTATATTGGGCAGATTGCGGCTACAATTAGTCACGAAATAAAAAATCCGTTAGCTTCGTTAAAAGGTTTTACTCAACTGCAACGTGAAAAACATCCAAGTGACCAACACTATTACTTAATTATGGAGCAAGAAATTGTTCGAATAAATTCAATCGTCAATGATCTTCTCATACTTGGAAAGCCAAAATCTACTCATTTCGAAAAGCATAATGTCAGGGATATTCTCACTTATGTTCTTTCCATTACTCAGCTGCTTGCCTTAAAGAAGAAAATAAAGTTATCTTCAGAAATGGAAGAGGATTTGCCATTAATAGAGTGTGATGAGAATCAATTAAAACAAGTATTTATTAATCTAATAAAAAATGGCATTGACTCTATGCAGGATGGCGGTAATTTAAGAATCCTTTCCAAATTTTGTTCTAATAATCAGGTTTCAATAAGCTTCAGTGATCAAGGTTGTGGGATTGATCAGTCTGATTTAGATAATCTTTTTAAACCCTTTTATACGACAAAAGAAGATGGAACAGGCCTAGGCCTTATTGTGACAAAAAAGATCATTGAAGATCATCAAGGCTTCATAAATGTTGAGAGCGAATTGAATATAGGGACAAGAATTGATATTATTTTGCCAATTTCTCAATAA
- a CDS encoding PucR family transcriptional regulator, with product MLDKLHSYYKNSLLLSEKPNSSFYSNHHWFKDENSSRWLGIPLESIHNQELALLKTLFHYEFNTKSTNTLEKKWHDFLFSNGMIPEADQESYYRFIQFHLYGSEWEQHDIEEAMYGFFQDNSIVLWKDQASGVIIERNPDQSINVELLRSLSQTLESDFFLKAFFYCGKVQALSIKSPILFTEEQHFFEEAIQLMPSDRVYTFEKCFPYLLSAQLPKHMQEWMSSQLLQIMADEPELLTAVKRFLENNSNATLTAKQLYVHRNTLQYRLDKFMQKTGINLKDFNSSITVYLACLLHNQ from the coding sequence ATGTTAGATAAGTTACACAGCTATTATAAAAATTCTTTACTATTGTCAGAGAAGCCAAACTCTAGCTTCTATTCTAATCACCATTGGTTTAAAGACGAAAATAGCTCTCGTTGGTTAGGGATTCCATTAGAATCCATACATAATCAAGAACTTGCACTACTGAAAACGCTTTTTCATTATGAATTCAATACGAAAAGCACTAACACTCTAGAAAAAAAGTGGCATGACTTCCTCTTTTCAAATGGAATGATTCCAGAAGCTGACCAAGAATCATATTATCGCTTTATTCAATTCCATCTATACGGATCGGAATGGGAACAACATGATATCGAAGAAGCTATGTATGGCTTTTTCCAAGACAATTCTATCGTACTATGGAAAGATCAAGCGAGTGGAGTCATAATAGAGCGAAATCCTGATCAATCCATCAATGTGGAGTTACTACGATCCCTTTCTCAAACACTGGAAAGTGATTTTTTTCTTAAAGCCTTTTTTTACTGTGGAAAGGTACAGGCCTTATCAATAAAATCACCAATACTTTTTACAGAGGAGCAGCATTTCTTTGAAGAAGCTATTCAGCTCATGCCATCCGATCGCGTATATACTTTTGAAAAATGCTTCCCCTATTTGCTATCAGCTCAGCTGCCAAAACATATGCAGGAATGGATGAGTTCGCAATTGCTCCAAATCATGGCTGATGAACCCGAATTATTGACAGCCGTTAAACGCTTTTTGGAAAATAACTCTAATGCCACATTAACCGCAAAACAGCTATATGTTCACCGTAATACATTACAGTATAGATTAGATAAATTTATGCAAAAAACAGGTATAAACTTAAAAGATTTCAATAGTTCCATAACGGTTTATCTCGCTTGTCTTCTACATAATCAGTGA
- a CDS encoding DoxX family protein, with the protein MFIKTSITSINLIRYAVAYVFIVSSMMKMMNPEMGAYFVNLGLPYPIIVMYIVAITEFICGVFILLNRSVSNATIPLIGIMIFAIILTKIPTISSGFIQFAANARLDIVMLILLFILYRQPSRK; encoded by the coding sequence ATTTTCATTAAGACTTCAATAACATCTATTAATCTTATTAGATATGCAGTGGCTTATGTATTCATCGTATCTAGTATGATGAAAATGATGAATCCTGAAATGGGGGCTTACTTCGTTAATCTTGGACTGCCTTACCCGATTATTGTTATGTATATCGTTGCCATAACTGAGTTTATTTGCGGTGTCTTCATATTATTGAATAGAAGTGTAAGCAATGCAACGATCCCGTTAATTGGTATTATGATCTTTGCGATTATATTAACAAAAATTCCAACGATATCATCTGGCTTTATACAATTTGCAGCTAATGCAAGATTGGACATCGTTATGCTAATTTTGCTTTTTATTTTATATAGGCAGCCTTCGAGGAAATAG
- the hemG gene encoding protoporphyrinogen oxidase has product MKTVLVIGGGITGLSAMFELHKWKKANHSDVRLVLAEASSELGGKIRTVKDSVFVMEAGADSIVARKANTMSFIEDLNLESDVVYNASGRSFIYTDGELKPIPADAVFGIPTSVESLAKSTLVSAEGKVEALKDFYTKNESFTKNDSIGEFLEHFLGKELVEKQIAPVLSGVYSGKLSDLTVASTLPYVLDYKEEYGSIIRGFEANKEKFQGGGEKKFLSFKNGLGKLIDAYEEKLEDVEILKNTKVSKIERSDKCYQFTFSNMETIEADYVVLSIPHSEAKKLFTNHEVIKEFSQLKTSSLISVYVGFDVPDSILPTDGTGFITAGTSELSCNACTWTSRKWEHTSETRNLLVRLFYKSSHPAYAALKDMNEEEILQVALGDIKKSLGIAADPIAMEITKWSESMPNYLISHPQTVTELESKLAVSFPGILLAGCSYYGVGIPDCIENGAAVAEKIIKYL; this is encoded by the coding sequence ATGAAAACAGTCCTAGTCATTGGCGGAGGGATTACTGGATTATCCGCCATGTTCGAATTACATAAATGGAAAAAAGCGAATCATTCAGATGTAAGACTTGTTCTTGCAGAAGCCTCCTCCGAGCTTGGCGGGAAGATTCGTACTGTGAAGGATAGCGTTTTTGTCATGGAAGCGGGAGCAGATTCCATTGTCGCTCGGAAAGCAAATACAATGTCATTTATCGAGGATCTCAATCTGGAAAGTGACGTTGTTTATAATGCATCAGGCCGATCCTTTATCTATACGGATGGCGAATTAAAGCCGATTCCTGCCGATGCCGTATTCGGAATTCCTACAAGTGTAGAGTCTTTGGCAAAAAGCACACTTGTTTCTGCAGAAGGTAAGGTAGAGGCATTAAAGGACTTTTATACAAAAAATGAATCATTCACAAAAAACGATTCAATTGGTGAATTTCTAGAGCATTTTCTCGGAAAAGAATTGGTTGAAAAACAAATTGCCCCTGTACTCTCAGGTGTGTATTCAGGAAAGTTAAGTGATCTAACCGTTGCTTCTACACTCCCGTATGTGCTTGATTATAAAGAAGAATATGGCAGCATTATTAGAGGGTTTGAAGCTAATAAGGAAAAATTCCAAGGCGGAGGCGAAAAGAAGTTCCTCTCATTTAAAAATGGATTAGGAAAGCTCATTGATGCTTACGAAGAAAAGCTTGAGGATGTTGAAATATTAAAAAATACGAAAGTAAGTAAAATTGAAAGAAGCGACAAATGTTATCAATTTACTTTTAGCAATATGGAAACTATTGAGGCGGATTATGTGGTGCTGAGTATTCCTCATTCAGAGGCGAAAAAGCTTTTTACAAACCACGAGGTTATAAAAGAATTTTCCCAATTAAAAACGAGTTCTCTTATTAGTGTGTATGTAGGCTTTGATGTGCCTGACAGCATTCTTCCTACTGATGGAACAGGTTTTATCACAGCTGGCACGAGTGAATTATCTTGTAATGCATGCACTTGGACAAGCAGAAAATGGGAGCATACATCTGAAACGAGAAACTTGCTCGTAAGGCTGTTTTATAAAAGCAGTCATCCGGCATATGCGGCTTTAAAAGATATGAACGAAGAAGAAATCCTTCAGGTAGCACTCGGTGATATAAAGAAAAGTCTGGGTATTGCCGCTGATCCTATTGCAATGGAAATAACAAAATGGTCTGAGAGTATGCCAAATTATTTAATCTCCCATCCACAAACGGTGACCGAGCTCGAGAGCAAACTAGCAGTCTCCTTTCCAGGGATCTTGCTTGCTGGGTGCTCGTATTATGGAGTAGGCATCCCGGATTGTATCGAAAATGGAGCAGCAGTTGCAGAAAAAATCATTAAATACCTTTAG